Sequence from the Terriglobales bacterium genome:
CGAAAAGTTGAATTAACAGGGAGATATACAGCGAATTTGAGTGTTCGCGCGCGAAATTCGCTAAATTATGCCCAAAATTCGCAAATTTTGGCCCGAGGCAGGGAATTAACAGGGATTCGGTGATTCTCGTTCCTAAATCATCGACAACAAAGAAGATGCGCTCAGTTTGCGCCAATGACGTTTTGCGAACAGGGAAGTAACAGGGATTTTTTCGGCAGGCGTTGTGGCGTTTCAGAGTTGGCGCCTCGGAACCGCTGGTACAGAGAAGTTCCAAGACAGCTCCAGAACGATTCCAAACTTGGGTATCTACGGATGAGGCCCTGAGCTTCCGGAAGCCGAACTGACCTGCGCACCTTAGCCGCTGAATATAATCGCCCTGTAAATGAAGACCTCTGCCCCCACCGTGATCGTGTTCGCTGCTCTATGCTGCATTTCCGCATCGACACAAACGCCGAAGGGCAGAGCCTCGTCGCCGCAGCAGGCCCTTGATCTGGCCGATCACGGCCGCTGCGCCGAGGCTCTCCCCGGCTTGAAGCGAGCCGCCCAGGCAGCAGACAAACAGTTGAGCTACCGCGCCGCCCTCACCGGCGCGCGTTGTGCGATGACGCTGCGGCATCGCGCCGACGCACTCGAACTCCTTGCCGTCCTCGCCCGCAAATTTCCCGACGACCCCGAAGCGGCCTACACCTCGGCTCGTTATCTTTCCCAACTTGCCAATGAGACCGCCGAGCACCTCGCCGCCACCGCTCCCAATTCGGTACAGGTGCACAAGATGAACGCCGAGGTACTCGAGTCGCAGGGCAAGGGCGACGAAGCCATTGCCGAATACCGCAAGCTGCTCGCCGAAGATCCCAAGCTGCCGGAGCTGCATTTCCGCATCGCGCGTCTGCTGCTGGAAAAGAATCCCCCGCAGACCGAAGAAGCGAAAAAAGAACTCGAC
This genomic interval carries:
- a CDS encoding tetratricopeptide repeat protein; the protein is MKTSAPTVIVFAALCCISASTQTPKGRASSPQQALDLADHGRCAEALPGLKRAAQAADKQLSYRAALTGARCAMTLRHRADALELLAVLARKFPDDPEAAYTSARYLSQLANETAEHLAATAPNSVQVHKMNAEVLESQGKGDEAIAEYRKLLAEDPKLPELHFRIARLLLEKNPPQTEEAKKELDEELKVAPNNSAAEFALGEIARRDADWPTAIEHFQRAANLDAGFVEAFLALGMSLNSANRFKEAIAPLERYTKMQPDDPAGHYQLATAYSRTGNKADAQRELAEQRRLVEANPVRRPE